From Ptiloglossa arizonensis isolate GNS036 chromosome 14, iyPtiAriz1_principal, whole genome shotgun sequence, the proteins below share one genomic window:
- the LOC143154337 gene encoding uncharacterized protein LOC143154337 isoform X1 codes for MENIARKFSLRKPFKDVLSRKSLLPIIKPNRLKGIFLFRAAVRLVLIYVKWLTEESAIEEISDDVAINIRMVQQKEVEKRALTVKDRSILLTPPWNRTSIEKKYLLELFKKFRIFRKYPDKLKNYIAGICQYQYVQPGRVIVQQGRIADNLYFIIEGEVTSSKMVTDRWTGESKEINMGILTTGDIFGETALLHNVLRVATVISKTNVDLLLIPREDFDKILRPYLSKEWDVLQDALVHFDYFKSWDAETIRECCILSRIENFQPDEVLLGDGKGMINYAHFILDGECRLIEHMIVRERIFANKVRYKLYEPRDSVLQKEAKRKSKETEIIDDKTEKPDFKCKAARERANIIHESVDDHTSVDYDKLVLSSKTTTKQINFERESTITTTLLDVINEWQKITDVAQMLMREPSSISQQCYPPDVRTIFMQICTFNRGACFGLGEDMYNRRIVSVTPVRCFLIPRYFLNKHNRANIWERVKLFIESKYPSKEKLFKEFVRNRRWLEYKRNLIDDINKRGRRIHSNVTIHDVPYAIRIVNDFGVLNNSFLK; via the exons atggaaaacatTGCTCGAAAATTCTCACTACGTAAACCATTTAAGGATGTATTATCGAGGAAATCATTACTTCCAATAATTAAA CCCAACAGATTGAAGGGTATTTTCCTTTTTCGAGCTGCTGTTAGACTCGTCTTGATATACGTCAAATGGTTAACGGAAGAATCCGCGATTGAAGAAATCAGTGATGATGTTGCGATTAATATTCGAatggtgcaacagaaagaagTCGAAAAAAGAGCACTCACCGTGAAG gATCGTTCAATTCTGCTAACGCCACCATGGAACAGAACAtcgatagagaaaaaatacctattAGAGTTGTTCAAAAAgtttcgtatttttcgaaagtatccagataaattaaaaaattatatagcaGGAATATGCCAATATCAATACGTGCAACCAGGTCGCGTGATTGTACAACAAGGTCGGATAGCtgataatttgtattttatcataGAAGGGGAAGTCACTTCATCAAAGATGGTCACCGACCGCTGGACTG GTGAGTCGAAAGAGATCAACATGGGTATCTTGACCACAGGAGATATATTCGGCGAAACTGCATTACTGCACAACGTACTAAGAGTTGCGACAGTAATTTCGAAAA CTAATGTGGATTTGCTCCTTATTCCTCGCGaagatttcgataaaattttacgCCCGTATTTGTCGAAAGAATGGGATGTACTGCAAGACGCATTGGTCCATTTTGATTACTTCAAGTCTTGGGATGCTGAAACTATACGAGAGTGTTGTATTCTCAGCAGGATAGAGAACTTTCAACCCGACGAG GTTTTGTTAGGTGACGGTAAAGGAATGATCAACTATGCTCATTTCATTTTGGATGGTGAATGTCGTCTGATAGAACACATGATTGTTCGTGAACGTATTTTCGCTAATAaggtacgttataaattatacgagcCCAGAGATTCTGTTTTACAAAAGGAAGCGAAAAGAAAGTcaaaagaaacagaaataatcgacgataaaacggagaaacccgaCTTCAAATGCAAAGCTGCTCGAGAACGG gcAAATATTATCCATGAAAGCGTCGATGACCACACTTCCGTAGACTACGATAAGCTTGTACTGTCGTCAAAAACAACCACTAAACAGATCAACTTTGAACGCGAGAGCACTATTACAACTACTCTTTTGGATGTC ATAAACGAGTGGCAAAAAATCACAGATGTAGCACAAATGTTAATGAGAGAGCCATCGTCTATATCTCAACAATGTTACCCGCCCGATGTGCGGACGATATTTATGCAAATTTGTACGTTTAACAGAGGCGCgtgttttggattag gAGAGGACATGTATAATCGAAGAATAGTGTCTGTAACCCCTGTACGGTGTTTTTTGATTCCTcgatactttttgaataaacatAATCGAGCTAATATCTGGGAACGCGTGAAACTCTTCATAGAGTCGAAATATCCTagcaaagaaaaattgtttaaggAATTTGTTCGAAATCGCAG ATGGTTGGAgtataaaagaaatttaatcgaCGATATAAACAAACGTGGTCGACGTATTCACAGCAACGTGACTATACACGATGTACCTTACGCGATTAGAATCGTAAACGATTTTGGAGTGCTGAACAATTCTTTCCTGAAATGA
- the LOC143154337 gene encoding uncharacterized protein LOC143154337 isoform X2 yields the protein MENIARKFSLRKPFKDVLSRKSLLPIIKDRSILLTPPWNRTSIEKKYLLELFKKFRIFRKYPDKLKNYIAGICQYQYVQPGRVIVQQGRIADNLYFIIEGEVTSSKMVTDRWTGESKEINMGILTTGDIFGETALLHNVLRVATVISKTNVDLLLIPREDFDKILRPYLSKEWDVLQDALVHFDYFKSWDAETIRECCILSRIENFQPDEVLLGDGKGMINYAHFILDGECRLIEHMIVRERIFANKVRYKLYEPRDSVLQKEAKRKSKETEIIDDKTEKPDFKCKAARERANIIHESVDDHTSVDYDKLVLSSKTTTKQINFERESTITTTLLDVINEWQKITDVAQMLMREPSSISQQCYPPDVRTIFMQICTFNRGACFGLGEDMYNRRIVSVTPVRCFLIPRYFLNKHNRANIWERVKLFIESKYPSKEKLFKEFVRNRRWLEYKRNLIDDINKRGRRIHSNVTIHDVPYAIRIVNDFGVLNNSFLK from the exons atggaaaacatTGCTCGAAAATTCTCACTACGTAAACCATTTAAGGATGTATTATCGAGGAAATCATTACTTCCAATAATTAAA gATCGTTCAATTCTGCTAACGCCACCATGGAACAGAACAtcgatagagaaaaaatacctattAGAGTTGTTCAAAAAgtttcgtatttttcgaaagtatccagataaattaaaaaattatatagcaGGAATATGCCAATATCAATACGTGCAACCAGGTCGCGTGATTGTACAACAAGGTCGGATAGCtgataatttgtattttatcataGAAGGGGAAGTCACTTCATCAAAGATGGTCACCGACCGCTGGACTG GTGAGTCGAAAGAGATCAACATGGGTATCTTGACCACAGGAGATATATTCGGCGAAACTGCATTACTGCACAACGTACTAAGAGTTGCGACAGTAATTTCGAAAA CTAATGTGGATTTGCTCCTTATTCCTCGCGaagatttcgataaaattttacgCCCGTATTTGTCGAAAGAATGGGATGTACTGCAAGACGCATTGGTCCATTTTGATTACTTCAAGTCTTGGGATGCTGAAACTATACGAGAGTGTTGTATTCTCAGCAGGATAGAGAACTTTCAACCCGACGAG GTTTTGTTAGGTGACGGTAAAGGAATGATCAACTATGCTCATTTCATTTTGGATGGTGAATGTCGTCTGATAGAACACATGATTGTTCGTGAACGTATTTTCGCTAATAaggtacgttataaattatacgagcCCAGAGATTCTGTTTTACAAAAGGAAGCGAAAAGAAAGTcaaaagaaacagaaataatcgacgataaaacggagaaacccgaCTTCAAATGCAAAGCTGCTCGAGAACGG gcAAATATTATCCATGAAAGCGTCGATGACCACACTTCCGTAGACTACGATAAGCTTGTACTGTCGTCAAAAACAACCACTAAACAGATCAACTTTGAACGCGAGAGCACTATTACAACTACTCTTTTGGATGTC ATAAACGAGTGGCAAAAAATCACAGATGTAGCACAAATGTTAATGAGAGAGCCATCGTCTATATCTCAACAATGTTACCCGCCCGATGTGCGGACGATATTTATGCAAATTTGTACGTTTAACAGAGGCGCgtgttttggattag gAGAGGACATGTATAATCGAAGAATAGTGTCTGTAACCCCTGTACGGTGTTTTTTGATTCCTcgatactttttgaataaacatAATCGAGCTAATATCTGGGAACGCGTGAAACTCTTCATAGAGTCGAAATATCCTagcaaagaaaaattgtttaaggAATTTGTTCGAAATCGCAG ATGGTTGGAgtataaaagaaatttaatcgaCGATATAAACAAACGTGGTCGACGTATTCACAGCAACGTGACTATACACGATGTACCTTACGCGATTAGAATCGTAAACGATTTTGGAGTGCTGAACAATTCTTTCCTGAAATGA
- the Tango6 gene encoding transport and golgi organization 6 isoform X1: protein MDYNEILLCLTTVDKTNNEETENFDSRLQRIIQKTLPILTEHDKKFIMNDNDENEFLDIRYQYLRAVVCTLANMKASGVMNDESLFNVKQFCTLKVAIELVTAIGIIPALLPGVGNNMAKLCPRALQICEENATDLQKYERLRFTVHSLMELYNESMFRSAILVQLGPLLAALLQLCHAPLMKPLKEFTPMEQENTKENEFKMTTHLYDKLKKDQKQFSCLLQQLLTNCPMPMSMKELMVILGIKGAPKWLQRETRKYLVLQIMQPNGVVSIMSTVCDDFLDVGKDWNKLDTISRLIAVSHGSNPNEYYQAICPQILDLLASKQIKYSAIIANCCVIALYEYNPDVCMKNIIEVVCDPLLVNTRDEQNVIKSEDEVEKCIEILIKCFLTIEATFKELPCKLLMKVAVPLFCLYNNVKQSAYSLKSKIKQLLLRLLHEELSRNDLFAVFLGHKSTENFGHHLASRFGPTGRIEIIGIDLSLKYEKFADSLLDLTSTTNILSIELFSYLLTFLSNSIKSDHEKGAQNLLETEDDMIESIEKQFVAVKLLSSLANVPVVQASQIENPKPILSFIKLLYEEYIKKGQNSSEEGDCETLYVSLMLIKMILSERRKPLNQAAFNDFIKFLKKCCSLSNIPKELLLLTQELIELIEIEGQIEQKHYQDLSVNCKTSNTFDNALKDLVHPLLPVRAHGLITLTKLIEDKDPYATARKTIILQLFKENLKDEDSFIYLAAINGLCALATSYPQVVIEALVQEYIDMADRISTGEIRIETRIKLGEILVKVTRTLGEMALAHKNILINGFLCATRDSDSLVRTSSLSCLGELCKVLGFRLGDIIIEIIYCVSCIIKTDKAPECRRAAVMVVTLLLRGLGKDTLTSLGKDLVELYRGLKYLQNNNEDPVLRLHAQLALEELDDIVRDFLFSSPKLEKRIFLLDTS from the exons ATGGACTATAACGAAATATTACTTTGTTTAACCACAGTCGATAAAACTAATAATG aagaaactgaaaattttgacagtaggTTACAGCGAATTATACAAAAAACACTACCAATTTTAACGGAACATGATAAGAAGTTTATAATGAATGATAATGATGAAAACGAATTTCTTGATATTAG ATATCAATATTTACGTGCAGTAGTTTGCACATTGGCAAATATGAAAGCATCCGGAGTCATGAACGACGAATCCTTATTCAATGTTAAGCAATTTTGTACTTTAAAAGTTGCCATAGAATTAGtaactgcaataggaattataccTGCTCTTTTACCTGGTGTTGGAAACAACATGGCtaaactatgccctagggctcTGCAGATATGTGAAGAAAATGCAACAGATTTACAA aaataTGAAAGGCTACGGTTTACAGTGCATTCTCTTATGGAATTATACAATGAAAGTATGTTTCGTTCAGCAATACTTGTTCAATTAGGTCCATTGTTAGCTGCGCTTTTACAATTATGTCATGCTCCATTGATGAAACCTCTCAAAGAATTCACACCAATGGAAcaagaaaatacaaaagaaaatgaatttaaaatgaCAACACATTTAtatgataaattaaaaaaagatcaGAAACAGTTTAGTTGTTTATTGCAGCAATTGTTAACTAACTGTCCAATGCCTATGAGTATGAAAGAATTGATGGTAATTCTTGGTATTAAAGGAGCACCAAAATGGCTTCAAAGAGAAACTCGTAAATATTTAGTTCTGCAAATTATGCAACCTAATGGAGTTGTTTCGATCATGTCTACTGTTTGCGATGATTTTTTGGATGTTGGAAAAGATTGGAATAAACTAGATACTATTTCCAGATTAATAGCTGTTTCACACGGAAGTAATCCTAATGAATATTATCAAGCTATATGcccacaa ATATTAGATCTTTTAGCATCAAAACAGATAAAGTACTCAGCAATAATAGCAAACTGTTGTGTTATTGCACTTTATGAATACAATCCTGATGTttgtatgaaaaatataatagaagTAGTATGTGACCCATTACTTGTGAATACAAGAGATGAACAAAATGTAATAAAGAGTGAAGATGAAGTGGAGAAATGTATTGAAATTTTGATCAAATGTTTTCTAACCATTGAAGCTACATTTAAAGAATTACCTTGCAAACTGTTAATGAAAGTAGCTGTTCCATTATTTTGCTTGTATAATAATGTCAAGCAAAGTGCTTATTCACTGAAGTCTAAAATCAAACAACTTTTACTGAGACTTTTGCACGAAGAATTATCGAGAAACGACCTTTTTGCTGTATTTCTTGGACACAAatcaactgaaaattttggtcaTCATTTGGCATCAAGATTTGGACCTACTGGCAGAATTGAAATTATAGGAATAGATCTGTCtcttaaatatgaaaaatttgcaGACAGTCTGCTCGATTTAACATCTACTACAAATATACTATCAATAGAGTTATTTTCATATCTATTaacatttttatcaaattctaTAAAATCAGACCATGAAAAAGGAGCTCAGAATTTACTGGAAACCGAAGACGATATGATTGAAAGCATTGAGAAACAGTTTGTAGCTGTAAAACTTTTGTCAAGTTTAGCTAATGTACCTGTTGTTCAAGCGTCGCAAATAGAAAATCCAAAGCCAATATTGTCTTTCATAAAATTGTTATATgaagaatatattaaaaaaggaCAGAATTCTTCAGAAGAAGGTGATtgtgaaacattatacgttagtttaatgttgataaaaatgATTCTGAGTGAAAGAAGAAAACCATTAAATCAAGCAGCATTTAatgattttataaaattcttaaaGAAATGTTGTTCTCTTTCAAACATTCCAAAGGAGTTATTGCTATTAACACAAGAATTGATTGAACTCATTGAAATTGAAGGTCAAATAGAACAGAAACATTATCAAGATTTATCAGTGAATTGTAAGACATCAAACACCTTTGACAATGCACTTAAAGATCTTGTACATCCATTACTTCCTGTACGTGCACATGGCCTTATAACACTTACCAAACTAATTGAAGATAAGGATCCTTATGCTACTGCCAGAAAAACGATTATTTTACAACTATTtaaa GAAAATTTAAAAGACGAAGACTCATTTATATATTTAGCAGCCATCAATGGATTATGTGCTTTAGCTACATCGTATCCACAGGTAGTTATAGAAGCATTAGTACAAGAATATATTGATATGGCAGACCGTATTTCAACTGGAGAAATAAGAATAGAAACTAGGATCAAACTGGGAGAGATACTAGTAAAAGTAACACGAACTTTAG GTGAAATGGCATTGgcacataaaaatatattaataaatggaTTCTTGTGTGCCACACGAGATTCAGATTCTTTAGTACGTACTTCCAGTCTCTCCTGTTTAGGTGAATTATGTAAAGTACTAGGTTTTCGATTGGGGGACATTATTATTGAG ATAATTTATTGTGTCAGCTGCATAATAAAAACAGATAAAGCTCCCGAATGCCGACGTGCTGCAGTTATGGTTGTCACATTATTGCTTCGCGGTCTTGGAAAGGACACGTTGACCAGTCTTGGTAAAGATTTGGTCGAATTATATCGTGGACTTAAATATTTACAGAACAACAATGAGGATCCGGTTTTGCGTTTGCACGCCCAATTGGCTCTTGAAGAATTAGATGACATTGTGCGAGACTTCCTATTTTCGTCACCGAAACttgagaaaagaatatttttgttaGATACATCGTGA
- the Tango6 gene encoding transport and golgi organization 6 isoform X2 — protein MDYNEILLCLTTVDKTNNETENFDSRLQRIIQKTLPILTEHDKKFIMNDNDENEFLDIRYQYLRAVVCTLANMKASGVMNDESLFNVKQFCTLKVAIELVTAIGIIPALLPGVGNNMAKLCPRALQICEENATDLQKYERLRFTVHSLMELYNESMFRSAILVQLGPLLAALLQLCHAPLMKPLKEFTPMEQENTKENEFKMTTHLYDKLKKDQKQFSCLLQQLLTNCPMPMSMKELMVILGIKGAPKWLQRETRKYLVLQIMQPNGVVSIMSTVCDDFLDVGKDWNKLDTISRLIAVSHGSNPNEYYQAICPQILDLLASKQIKYSAIIANCCVIALYEYNPDVCMKNIIEVVCDPLLVNTRDEQNVIKSEDEVEKCIEILIKCFLTIEATFKELPCKLLMKVAVPLFCLYNNVKQSAYSLKSKIKQLLLRLLHEELSRNDLFAVFLGHKSTENFGHHLASRFGPTGRIEIIGIDLSLKYEKFADSLLDLTSTTNILSIELFSYLLTFLSNSIKSDHEKGAQNLLETEDDMIESIEKQFVAVKLLSSLANVPVVQASQIENPKPILSFIKLLYEEYIKKGQNSSEEGDCETLYVSLMLIKMILSERRKPLNQAAFNDFIKFLKKCCSLSNIPKELLLLTQELIELIEIEGQIEQKHYQDLSVNCKTSNTFDNALKDLVHPLLPVRAHGLITLTKLIEDKDPYATARKTIILQLFKENLKDEDSFIYLAAINGLCALATSYPQVVIEALVQEYIDMADRISTGEIRIETRIKLGEILVKVTRTLGEMALAHKNILINGFLCATRDSDSLVRTSSLSCLGELCKVLGFRLGDIIIEIIYCVSCIIKTDKAPECRRAAVMVVTLLLRGLGKDTLTSLGKDLVELYRGLKYLQNNNEDPVLRLHAQLALEELDDIVRDFLFSSPKLEKRIFLLDTS, from the exons ATGGACTATAACGAAATATTACTTTGTTTAACCACAGTCGATAAAACTAATAATG aaactgaaaattttgacagtaggTTACAGCGAATTATACAAAAAACACTACCAATTTTAACGGAACATGATAAGAAGTTTATAATGAATGATAATGATGAAAACGAATTTCTTGATATTAG ATATCAATATTTACGTGCAGTAGTTTGCACATTGGCAAATATGAAAGCATCCGGAGTCATGAACGACGAATCCTTATTCAATGTTAAGCAATTTTGTACTTTAAAAGTTGCCATAGAATTAGtaactgcaataggaattataccTGCTCTTTTACCTGGTGTTGGAAACAACATGGCtaaactatgccctagggctcTGCAGATATGTGAAGAAAATGCAACAGATTTACAA aaataTGAAAGGCTACGGTTTACAGTGCATTCTCTTATGGAATTATACAATGAAAGTATGTTTCGTTCAGCAATACTTGTTCAATTAGGTCCATTGTTAGCTGCGCTTTTACAATTATGTCATGCTCCATTGATGAAACCTCTCAAAGAATTCACACCAATGGAAcaagaaaatacaaaagaaaatgaatttaaaatgaCAACACATTTAtatgataaattaaaaaaagatcaGAAACAGTTTAGTTGTTTATTGCAGCAATTGTTAACTAACTGTCCAATGCCTATGAGTATGAAAGAATTGATGGTAATTCTTGGTATTAAAGGAGCACCAAAATGGCTTCAAAGAGAAACTCGTAAATATTTAGTTCTGCAAATTATGCAACCTAATGGAGTTGTTTCGATCATGTCTACTGTTTGCGATGATTTTTTGGATGTTGGAAAAGATTGGAATAAACTAGATACTATTTCCAGATTAATAGCTGTTTCACACGGAAGTAATCCTAATGAATATTATCAAGCTATATGcccacaa ATATTAGATCTTTTAGCATCAAAACAGATAAAGTACTCAGCAATAATAGCAAACTGTTGTGTTATTGCACTTTATGAATACAATCCTGATGTttgtatgaaaaatataatagaagTAGTATGTGACCCATTACTTGTGAATACAAGAGATGAACAAAATGTAATAAAGAGTGAAGATGAAGTGGAGAAATGTATTGAAATTTTGATCAAATGTTTTCTAACCATTGAAGCTACATTTAAAGAATTACCTTGCAAACTGTTAATGAAAGTAGCTGTTCCATTATTTTGCTTGTATAATAATGTCAAGCAAAGTGCTTATTCACTGAAGTCTAAAATCAAACAACTTTTACTGAGACTTTTGCACGAAGAATTATCGAGAAACGACCTTTTTGCTGTATTTCTTGGACACAAatcaactgaaaattttggtcaTCATTTGGCATCAAGATTTGGACCTACTGGCAGAATTGAAATTATAGGAATAGATCTGTCtcttaaatatgaaaaatttgcaGACAGTCTGCTCGATTTAACATCTACTACAAATATACTATCAATAGAGTTATTTTCATATCTATTaacatttttatcaaattctaTAAAATCAGACCATGAAAAAGGAGCTCAGAATTTACTGGAAACCGAAGACGATATGATTGAAAGCATTGAGAAACAGTTTGTAGCTGTAAAACTTTTGTCAAGTTTAGCTAATGTACCTGTTGTTCAAGCGTCGCAAATAGAAAATCCAAAGCCAATATTGTCTTTCATAAAATTGTTATATgaagaatatattaaaaaaggaCAGAATTCTTCAGAAGAAGGTGATtgtgaaacattatacgttagtttaatgttgataaaaatgATTCTGAGTGAAAGAAGAAAACCATTAAATCAAGCAGCATTTAatgattttataaaattcttaaaGAAATGTTGTTCTCTTTCAAACATTCCAAAGGAGTTATTGCTATTAACACAAGAATTGATTGAACTCATTGAAATTGAAGGTCAAATAGAACAGAAACATTATCAAGATTTATCAGTGAATTGTAAGACATCAAACACCTTTGACAATGCACTTAAAGATCTTGTACATCCATTACTTCCTGTACGTGCACATGGCCTTATAACACTTACCAAACTAATTGAAGATAAGGATCCTTATGCTACTGCCAGAAAAACGATTATTTTACAACTATTtaaa GAAAATTTAAAAGACGAAGACTCATTTATATATTTAGCAGCCATCAATGGATTATGTGCTTTAGCTACATCGTATCCACAGGTAGTTATAGAAGCATTAGTACAAGAATATATTGATATGGCAGACCGTATTTCAACTGGAGAAATAAGAATAGAAACTAGGATCAAACTGGGAGAGATACTAGTAAAAGTAACACGAACTTTAG GTGAAATGGCATTGgcacataaaaatatattaataaatggaTTCTTGTGTGCCACACGAGATTCAGATTCTTTAGTACGTACTTCCAGTCTCTCCTGTTTAGGTGAATTATGTAAAGTACTAGGTTTTCGATTGGGGGACATTATTATTGAG ATAATTTATTGTGTCAGCTGCATAATAAAAACAGATAAAGCTCCCGAATGCCGACGTGCTGCAGTTATGGTTGTCACATTATTGCTTCGCGGTCTTGGAAAGGACACGTTGACCAGTCTTGGTAAAGATTTGGTCGAATTATATCGTGGACTTAAATATTTACAGAACAACAATGAGGATCCGGTTTTGCGTTTGCACGCCCAATTGGCTCTTGAAGAATTAGATGACATTGTGCGAGACTTCCTATTTTCGTCACCGAAACttgagaaaagaatatttttgttaGATACATCGTGA